In Leptolyngbya sp. 'hensonii', the following are encoded in one genomic region:
- the serA gene encoding phosphoglycerate dehydrogenase gives MPKVLVSDPIDQVGIDILSQVAQVEIKTGLSPDELIRIIPDYDALMIRSGTRVTQEIIEAGTQLKIIGRAGVGVDNVDVPAATRRGILVVNSPEGNTIAAAEHTLAMMLSLSRHIPHANQSIKAGKWDRKSFIGVEVYKKTLGVIGLGKIGAHVATVARAMGMKLLAYDPFVSVERAEQLGCRLVELELLLRESDYITLHLPKTPETLHLINAEALAKMKPTARIINCARGGIIDEAALAEALEKGTIAGAALDVFEAEPLGESALKSLAQEIILTPHLGASTEEAQVNVAIDVAEQIRDVLLGLPARSAVNIPGLRPELLEKLRPYLQLAETLGNLIGQLAGGRIDSLTVRLQGEIANNESQPIVVAALKGLLSHALQERVNYVNANIEAKERGIRVIETRDASVKDYTGSLHLSATGTLGEHSVTGALLGDGEIRITSVDEFPINVPPNRYMLFTLHRDMPGIIGKIGSLLGSFNVNIASMQVGRKIVRGDAVMVLSIDDPLPDGILAEITKVPGIRDAYTVTL, from the coding sequence ATGCCGAAGGTTCTCGTCTCCGACCCAATCGATCAGGTTGGGATTGACATTCTCTCTCAGGTCGCTCAGGTCGAAATCAAGACCGGTCTTTCTCCTGACGAACTGATTCGCATTATTCCTGACTATGACGCCCTGATGATTCGCTCAGGCACCAGGGTCACGCAGGAAATCATTGAAGCTGGGACGCAGTTGAAAATCATCGGGCGAGCCGGTGTAGGGGTTGACAACGTGGATGTACCGGCAGCAACCCGCCGGGGAATTCTGGTTGTCAACTCGCCGGAAGGCAATACGATCGCAGCGGCAGAACACACTCTGGCCATGATGCTGTCCCTCTCTCGCCATATCCCCCATGCCAATCAGTCGATCAAGGCTGGCAAGTGGGACCGCAAGAGTTTTATTGGGGTAGAAGTTTATAAGAAAACCCTCGGCGTGATTGGCCTGGGGAAAATTGGGGCCCATGTGGCTACCGTTGCCCGGGCAATGGGCATGAAACTGCTGGCCTATGATCCCTTTGTGTCTGTGGAGCGGGCAGAACAGTTGGGCTGCCGTCTTGTGGAACTGGAACTACTGCTGCGGGAATCAGACTACATTACGCTCCACCTGCCCAAAACCCCGGAAACCCTGCATCTGATCAATGCTGAAGCCCTAGCCAAAATGAAACCCACCGCCCGCATTATTAACTGTGCCCGGGGAGGGATTATCGATGAAGCGGCTTTGGCGGAGGCATTGGAAAAGGGAACGATCGCTGGGGCTGCCCTGGATGTGTTTGAGGCAGAACCCCTGGGTGAATCTGCCCTGAAAAGTCTGGCTCAGGAAATTATCCTGACCCCCCATCTGGGCGCTTCCACTGAAGAAGCCCAGGTCAATGTGGCGATCGATGTGGCCGAGCAAATCCGGGATGTCTTGCTGGGGTTACCCGCCCGCTCCGCTGTCAATATTCCGGGGTTGCGTCCAGAATTGCTGGAGAAGCTCAGACCCTATCTGCAACTGGCAGAGACCCTGGGCAACTTAATTGGCCAGTTGGCCGGTGGTCGGATTGATTCTCTGACTGTCCGCCTCCAGGGGGAAATCGCCAATAACGAAAGCCAACCGATCGTGGTAGCTGCGCTGAAAGGGCTACTTTCCCATGCTTTGCAGGAACGGGTCAACTATGTTAATGCCAATATTGAAGCCAAAGAACGGGGTATCCGGGTGATTGAAACCCGCGATGCGTCTGTGAAGGATTACACGGGCTCCCTGCACCTGTCGGCAACGGGAACTCTCGGCGAACATTCGGTTACGGGTGCCCTCCTAGGCGATGGGGAAATCCGCATTACCAGTGTCGATGAATTCCCCATTAACGTACCGCCCAATCGCTATATGCTATTTACGTTGCACCGGGATATGCCAGGGATCATTGGCAAAATTGGTTCCCTTCTGGGTAGCTTCAATGTCAATATCGCCAGTATGCAGGTAGGTCGTAAGATAGTACGGGGTGATGCTGTTATGGTCCTCAGTATTGATGATCCCCTACCCGATGGCATCCTGGCAGAAATCACCAAGGTTCCGGGTATCCGAGATGCCTACACGGTGACCCTGTAA
- a CDS encoding pentapeptide repeat-containing protein produces the protein MEFLGLFTKKFLVRLAILFLVLGLAWGWVLFDARPALAQIDTVNYSNANLINHDFSGANLTGKTFVSSEMRGANFQGADLSNAILTKGVMMGANLRGANLTGALVDRVFLYGADLTNAILIEATMTRTDFDQVTVTGADFTDAILDRYQIAQLCKRVEGTNPVTGVLTRESLGCP, from the coding sequence ATGGAATTTTTAGGTCTATTCACTAAAAAGTTCCTCGTCAGACTGGCCATCCTGTTTCTCGTTTTGGGTCTGGCCTGGGGATGGGTTCTCTTTGATGCTAGACCCGCCCTGGCCCAGATTGACACGGTTAACTATAGCAATGCCAATCTGATCAACCATGATTTTTCCGGGGCTAATCTGACCGGTAAAACCTTTGTCTCATCAGAGATGCGGGGGGCTAATTTTCAGGGGGCCGATCTGAGCAATGCCATCCTGACCAAAGGGGTGATGATGGGGGCTAATCTGAGAGGGGCCAATTTGACAGGTGCCCTGGTCGATCGAGTCTTCCTTTATGGAGCCGACCTGACCAACGCCATTCTAATTGAGGCAACCATGACCCGAACTGATTTCGACCAGGTGACCGTAACTGGTGCTGATTTTACCGATGCCATCCTCGATCGCTACCAGATTGCCCAGTTGTGCAAACGGGTAGAGGGGACGAATCCAGTCACAGGGGTCTTAACTCGCGAGAGCCTGGGTTGTCCCTAG
- a CDS encoding phosphoribosyltransferase family protein yields the protein MSDLYISWSEYHQIVETLAVRIYQSSWDFNQIICLAKGGLRVGDILSRIYDVPLAILATSSYGGTHNQVRGSITFARDLTMTTANLGSHVLLVDDLVDSGVTLKRTLTWLDRQYGFYIDEIRTAVLWYKDCSIIKPDYYVDYLPDNPWIHQPFENYEKMTPAELAAAHPLSQSD from the coding sequence ATGTCAGACCTCTATATCTCCTGGTCAGAGTACCACCAAATTGTTGAAACCTTAGCCGTTCGCATTTATCAATCCAGTTGGGACTTCAATCAAATTATCTGTCTGGCTAAGGGGGGGTTGCGGGTCGGTGATATCCTGTCCCGAATTTATGATGTCCCTTTAGCCATTCTGGCCACCTCCTCCTACGGAGGAACCCATAATCAGGTGCGCGGCTCCATTACCTTCGCCCGAGATCTGACGATGACGACGGCCAATCTGGGGAGTCACGTCTTACTGGTGGATGACTTGGTGGATTCTGGGGTGACTTTGAAGCGAACCCTAACCTGGCTCGATCGGCAGTACGGTTTTTATATTGATGAGATTCGCACCGCCGTACTCTGGTATAAAGACTGCTCCATCATCAAACCCGACTACTATGTAGACTACCTGCCTGATAATCCCTGGATTCATCAGCCGTTTGAAAACTATGAAAAGATGACCCCGGCAGAACTGGCCGCCGCCCACCCCCTCTCCCAATCAGACTAG
- a CDS encoding MFS transporter, whose protein sequence is MNNSVPAEPPLPERGRLPFTVKLAYGAGDLGAAITANVTAIYALVFFTNVAGLNPGLAGSVLLLGKIWDAVNDPIVGVLSDRTQSRWGRRYPWMIFGAIPFGLVFVLQWIVPQFDQWGLFWYYVLIGVLFNTFYTAVNLPYTALTPELTQDYDERTSLNSFRFTFSIGGSILSLILALGTFSLLKVPPAQQYLTLAIVAAIISVLPLYWCFFGTRRYAVLDSKSDDTASIPYFEQVRIAFTNGPFLFVVGIYLCSWLALQNTVAVIPYFVKEWMQLRQDQWFTAVIAMVQVVALATLFVWSLVSARVGKKGTYFMGMGLWILAQAGLFFLQPGQISLMFLLAVMAGFGVSTAYLVPWSMIPDVIELDELKTGQRREGIFYGYMVLLQKIGLAIGLFLVGQALQWSGFIKPTAELPVPVQPDSALLAIRLMIGPIPTVILLGGLILAYFYPLSREVHAEILLQLQARKEAERGGAE, encoded by the coding sequence ATGAATAATTCCGTTCCAGCAGAGCCCCCTCTCCCTGAACGGGGGCGATTACCCTTCACTGTGAAGCTGGCTTATGGAGCGGGTGACCTGGGAGCGGCCATTACTGCAAATGTGACCGCGATTTATGCCCTGGTTTTTTTTACCAATGTAGCGGGGCTGAACCCTGGTCTGGCTGGGAGCGTGCTGTTGCTGGGCAAAATTTGGGATGCGGTGAATGACCCGATCGTGGGGGTTTTGAGCGATCGCACCCAAAGCCGTTGGGGTCGCCGCTATCCCTGGATGATTTTTGGCGCGATTCCCTTTGGATTGGTGTTTGTCCTGCAATGGATCGTGCCCCAGTTTGATCAGTGGGGGTTGTTCTGGTACTACGTTCTGATTGGAGTTCTGTTCAATACCTTTTACACTGCGGTCAACCTGCCCTACACCGCCCTGACCCCAGAACTGACCCAGGACTATGATGAGCGCACCAGCCTGAACAGTTTTCGGTTTACCTTTTCGATCGGCGGTAGCATTCTTTCCCTCATCTTGGCCCTGGGCACCTTTTCCCTGCTCAAAGTCCCACCGGCACAGCAGTATCTAACGCTGGCGATCGTTGCTGCCATCATCTCCGTGTTACCCCTTTACTGGTGTTTCTTTGGCACTCGCCGCTACGCAGTTCTCGACTCGAAGTCAGATGACACGGCATCAATTCCTTACTTTGAACAGGTGCGGATCGCCTTTACCAATGGCCCATTTCTATTTGTTGTTGGGATTTACCTGTGTTCCTGGCTGGCCCTGCAAAATACCGTTGCGGTCATTCCCTACTTTGTCAAAGAGTGGATGCAACTGCGCCAGGATCAATGGTTTACTGCTGTGATTGCGATGGTTCAAGTGGTCGCTCTGGCTACCCTATTTGTCTGGAGTCTGGTCAGTGCCAGGGTCGGCAAAAAGGGGACTTACTTCATGGGTATGGGCTTATGGATTTTGGCCCAGGCAGGGCTATTTTTTCTGCAACCTGGACAAATTAGCTTGATGTTTCTGCTAGCTGTCATGGCCGGGTTTGGCGTGTCTACAGCATACCTGGTGCCCTGGTCCATGATTCCAGATGTGATTGAGCTGGATGAACTGAAAACGGGGCAGCGCCGGGAGGGAATTTTCTACGGGTATATGGTACTGCTGCAGAAGATTGGGCTGGCGATCGGGTTGTTTCTGGTGGGGCAGGCCCTGCAGTGGTCTGGGTTTATCAAACCAACCGCTGAACTACCTGTGCCAGTCCAGCCAGATTCGGCTCTCCTGGCAATTCGCCTAATGATTGGTCCGATCCCAACCGTGATTCTGCTGGGAGGGCTGATCCTGGCCTATTTCTACCCCCTCAGTCGGGAGGTCCATGCCGAGATCCTCCTGCAACTGCAGGCCAGAAAGGAAGCTGAGAGAGGAGGGGCTGAATGA
- the pstS gene encoding phosphate ABC transporter substrate-binding protein PstS has translation MFLKNRSARWAAGLSTAALAVSLASCNTTPPSSPPAGTETSPQASSPAAGGKTVSLNGAGASFPAPLYQRWFAEYNKTNPTIQISYQSVGSGAGVKQFIAKTVDFGATDAPLKKEEKAEYPADLGKPIQIPMTGGAVVFAYNLPGVDELKLSRATYCAIVDGTIKNWNDPKIVADNKGAKLPDKPVTFVHRSDGSGTTFIFTSHIEKACPGWKAGSGKSVEWPTGVGAKGNEGVTAQVQQTEGAIGYTEYSYAKENGLKSATLQNKKGEFVAPSPEAAAKSFSGVAVPEDFAVSVPDPEQAGAYPIVGLTWLLLYGQYGDQAKADALKGMVKWALSDGKKYAEELGYLPLPEDMTTRVLAALDTIKVASK, from the coding sequence ATGTTTTTAAAGAATCGTTCAGCTCGTTGGGCTGCTGGCCTTTCCACAGCAGCTCTGGCAGTTAGTCTGGCCTCTTGTAATACGACTCCTCCCAGTAGCCCACCTGCAGGGACCGAAACCTCTCCTCAAGCATCTTCTCCCGCTGCGGGGGGTAAGACGGTTTCCCTCAATGGAGCAGGGGCTTCTTTCCCCGCTCCTCTCTACCAGCGCTGGTTTGCTGAATATAACAAGACCAATCCGACTATTCAAATCAGCTATCAATCGGTGGGTAGCGGCGCAGGGGTTAAGCAGTTCATTGCTAAGACTGTGGACTTTGGTGCTACCGATGCTCCCCTGAAGAAAGAAGAGAAGGCCGAATATCCTGCTGATCTGGGTAAGCCCATTCAAATTCCGATGACGGGCGGTGCCGTTGTATTTGCTTACAATCTGCCGGGTGTGGATGAGCTGAAATTGTCTCGTGCCACCTACTGTGCCATTGTTGATGGCACAATTAAGAATTGGAACGACCCGAAGATTGTAGCTGATAATAAGGGCGCGAAACTGCCGGACAAACCCGTTACCTTTGTGCATCGTTCGGATGGTAGTGGCACCACCTTCATTTTCACCAGTCATATTGAAAAAGCCTGCCCCGGATGGAAGGCAGGGTCTGGTAAGTCTGTGGAATGGCCTACCGGTGTGGGTGCCAAGGGGAATGAAGGGGTAACCGCTCAAGTTCAGCAAACAGAAGGGGCGATCGGATATACCGAGTATTCCTATGCAAAGGAAAACGGTTTGAAGTCGGCCACCCTGCAGAACAAGAAAGGGGAATTCGTGGCTCCCTCCCCCGAAGCTGCTGCGAAGTCCTTCTCCGGTGTCGCTGTTCCTGAAGACTTTGCTGTGAGTGTCCCGGATCCAGAACAGGCCGGTGCTTATCCCATTGTGGGTCTGACCTGGTTGCTGCTGTATGGTCAGTATGGGGATCAGGCCAAGGCAGATGCGCTGAAAGGCATGGTGAAGTGGGCTCTCTCCGATGGTAAGAAGTATGCCGAGGAACTGGGCTATCTTCCCCTGCCGGAAGATATGACCACCCGGGTATTGGCTGCTCTTGATACGATCAAGGTTGCCTCTAAGTAG
- the pstC gene encoding phosphate ABC transporter permease subunit PstC — translation MQGTDSQVAIQRQASVSSTVNVVFIRSTLVLAVGLGVLLFSIAALVAYQAGPAIGKFGLNFIFSTTWNPVENLYGAWPHIYGTLVSSAIALIIAVPIGIAVALFLSEDFLPSRVQQPLAFLIELLAAIPSVVYGLWAIFVLIPLMTPMGNWLYANLGWIPLFSTPPRGPGMYVAGVVLSIMILPIIAAISRDALISVSPDLRQAAVGLGATRWETIFKVMLPAASSGIVGGIMLALGRALGETMAATMVIGNSNNISSSLFAPGSTIASLLANQFAEAGGLQVSALMYAALILFGLTLLVNIFAELLVRRVRQV, via the coding sequence TTGCAAGGCACTGATTCACAAGTTGCGATCCAGAGGCAGGCATCTGTTTCAAGTACGGTTAATGTCGTCTTTATCCGATCGACTCTGGTTCTGGCTGTCGGTTTAGGAGTGTTGCTCTTCTCGATCGCAGCCCTGGTTGCCTATCAAGCGGGTCCGGCTATCGGTAAATTTGGGCTCAATTTTATTTTCAGCACCACCTGGAATCCTGTAGAAAATTTGTATGGTGCCTGGCCTCACATTTATGGAACGCTAGTGAGCTCTGCGATCGCTCTGATTATTGCAGTGCCGATCGGAATTGCAGTCGCTCTCTTCCTGAGTGAGGACTTCCTGCCGTCCAGGGTGCAGCAACCGCTGGCCTTTTTGATTGAGTTGCTGGCTGCTATTCCCAGCGTGGTATATGGCTTATGGGCCATCTTTGTGCTGATTCCGCTGATGACGCCGATGGGGAACTGGCTGTACGCGAATTTGGGTTGGATTCCTCTGTTTAGTACCCCACCTCGTGGTCCTGGGATGTATGTTGCGGGTGTGGTGCTTTCGATCATGATTCTGCCTATTATTGCGGCCATTTCCCGAGATGCTCTGATTTCTGTTTCCCCGGATTTGAGGCAGGCCGCTGTGGGCTTAGGTGCAACCCGGTGGGAAACTATTTTCAAGGTTATGTTACCCGCTGCTTCTTCAGGTATCGTTGGGGGGATTATGTTGGCTCTGGGACGGGCTCTCGGAGAAACTATGGCAGCAACCATGGTGATTGGTAACTCGAATAATATCTCTAGTTCTCTTTTTGCCCCGGGGTCCACGATCGCCTCCCTCCTGGCCAATCAATTTGCTGAAGCAGGGGGTCTTCAGGTTTCTGCTCTGATGTATGCAGCCCTGATTTTGTTTGGCTTAACCTTGCTGGTGAATATCTTTGCTGAATTACTGGTGCGTCGGGTTCGGCAGGTCTGA
- the pstA gene encoding phosphate ABC transporter permease PstA, with protein MTVLTFVAAGIALLPLIAVLSYVLIQGAGRLGPAVFTELPPPPLVKGGGFGNAFIGTLLTVGIASLFSVPFGIMAAVYLSEFARETKIASVIDFLTNVLSGVPSIVIGVFAYGIVVLTTGTYSVLAGGVALAVLMLPTIVRTAAEAMESVSNDIRQASVGLGATDFQTVSRVVLPAAAPSIVTGVMLAVARAAGETAPLIFTALFSQFWINWSQNGLLQPTATLSVLVFNFAIVPYKNQQQLAWSGSLVLVAFVLITSVISRLVVRRKSR; from the coding sequence ATGACTGTTCTGACGTTTGTTGCGGCTGGGATTGCTTTGTTGCCCCTGATTGCAGTTCTCTCCTATGTGTTAATTCAGGGGGCCGGTCGTCTTGGTCCAGCCGTTTTTACAGAGCTACCGCCCCCGCCCCTGGTGAAGGGGGGTGGGTTTGGTAATGCATTCATTGGCACTCTCCTGACGGTGGGTATCGCCAGCCTCTTCAGTGTCCCCTTTGGCATTATGGCTGCTGTTTACCTCTCTGAGTTTGCCAGGGAAACTAAGATTGCTTCGGTGATCGACTTTCTCACTAACGTTTTGAGTGGTGTGCCCTCGATCGTTATCGGTGTATTCGCCTATGGGATTGTGGTTCTGACCACCGGCACCTATTCGGTTCTGGCTGGTGGCGTGGCCCTGGCGGTGTTGATGTTGCCCACGATCGTGCGAACCGCTGCCGAAGCGATGGAATCGGTCTCGAACGATATCCGGCAGGCGTCGGTTGGGCTGGGAGCCACTGATTTCCAGACCGTATCCAGGGTAGTGTTGCCCGCAGCCGCACCCTCTATTGTTACGGGTGTGATGTTGGCAGTGGCCCGGGCCGCTGGAGAGACCGCACCATTGATTTTCACGGCCCTGTTCAGCCAATTCTGGATCAACTGGTCTCAAAACGGCTTGTTGCAGCCTACTGCGACCCTGTCGGTGCTGGTCTTTAACTTCGCGATCGTTCCCTACAAAAATCAGCAGCAATTGGCTTGGTCTGGCTCTCTGGTTTTAGTTGCCTTTGTTTTGATTACCAGTGTCATCTCCCGCCTTGTCGTTCGTCGTAAGAGTCGTTAA
- the pstB gene encoding phosphate ABC transporter ATP-binding protein PstB: protein MNTAEQTEVVLHAENASIYYGDFLAVRDVNVDIPKNKITAFIGPSGCGKSTLLRCYNRLNDLIKVFHLKGLIAYHGQNLYAPEVDPVEVRRRIGMVFQKPNPFPKTIYDNIAFGPRLTGFKGDMDELVETSLKQAALWDEVKDKLKESGTALSGGQQQRLCIARAVATRPDVILMDEPCSALDPISTLRIEDLLQELKQTYTIVIVTHNMQQASRVSDKTAFFNVELNDKGKRVGQLVEFDDTQVIFQNPQQKSTQEYVSGRFG from the coding sequence ATGAATACTGCTGAGCAAACTGAAGTTGTTCTGCACGCCGAGAATGCTTCCATCTACTATGGGGATTTTCTGGCTGTTCGGGATGTCAATGTAGATATTCCTAAAAATAAGATCACAGCGTTCATTGGTCCCTCTGGATGCGGCAAGAGCACATTGCTGCGGTGCTACAACCGTCTGAATGACTTGATTAAAGTCTTTCACCTGAAAGGATTGATCGCGTACCATGGGCAGAATCTTTATGCCCCCGAGGTTGATCCTGTGGAAGTTCGCCGTCGAATTGGCATGGTTTTTCAGAAGCCCAATCCTTTCCCGAAGACGATCTACGACAATATTGCCTTTGGTCCCCGGCTGACGGGCTTTAAGGGAGACATGGATGAGTTGGTAGAAACCTCTCTGAAACAGGCTGCTCTCTGGGATGAGGTTAAGGATAAATTGAAGGAAAGTGGTACGGCTCTTTCCGGAGGTCAGCAGCAGCGTCTGTGCATTGCCCGTGCCGTTGCAACCCGGCCAGATGTAATTCTGATGGATGAACCCTGCTCCGCTCTGGACCCCATTTCCACCCTGCGGATTGAAGACTTGCTGCAGGAATTGAAGCAGACCTACACGATCGTAATTGTGACCCATAACATGCAGCAGGCATCCCGTGTCTCGGATAAAACAGCGTTTTTCAACGTTGAGTTAAACGATAAAGGCAAGCGGGTCGGTCAACTGGTGGAATTTGATGACACCCAGGTTATTTTCCAGAATCCTCAACAGAAATCTACCCAGGAATATGTGAGTGGTAGATTTGGTTGA
- the psb27 gene encoding photosystem II protein Psb27, with translation MKRYLSRLLALVLVVVVGLMGCSSSSLTGNYSQDTLAVIESLRAAITLSQDAPNRATVQADARNKINEFASRYRLDDSLTKLSSYTTMRTALNALAGHYSSYPNRPIPQKLKNRLEQEFDQVEQALKRGS, from the coding sequence ATGAAACGATATCTATCTCGTCTGTTAGCGCTGGTTCTGGTGGTCGTCGTAGGGCTTATGGGTTGCTCTAGCAGTAGCCTGACTGGGAATTACAGCCAGGATACCCTGGCTGTGATTGAAAGTCTGCGAGCTGCAATCACCCTTTCCCAAGACGCACCGAATCGGGCAACTGTTCAGGCTGATGCCCGCAACAAGATTAATGAGTTTGCATCCCGGTATCGTCTGGATGATTCGTTGACCAAGCTCAGTTCCTACACCACCATGCGGACGGCCTTAAATGCGCTGGCTGGTCACTACAGTTCCTATCCCAATCGACCGATTCCTCAGAAATTGAAGAATCGCCTAGAGCAAGAATTTGACCAAGTTGAACAGGCCCTCAAGCGGGGGAGTTAG
- the clpS gene encoding ATP-dependent Clp protease adapter ClpS, which produces MPATSPTIAPERSSQTTRKPYPNYKVIVLNDDFNTFQHVAECLMKYIPNMTSDRAWELTNQVHFEGQAIVWVGPQEQAELYQMQLSRAGLTMAPIEPA; this is translated from the coding sequence ATGCCTGCGACTTCGCCCACGATCGCCCCTGAACGCTCCAGTCAAACGACTCGGAAGCCTTATCCCAATTACAAAGTGATTGTGCTGAATGATGACTTCAATACATTTCAGCACGTAGCAGAATGCCTGATGAAGTACATTCCTAACATGACCAGCGATCGGGCCTGGGAACTTACCAATCAGGTTCATTTTGAAGGGCAGGCCATTGTCTGGGTAGGGCCACAGGAACAGGCCGAGCTTTACCAGATGCAACTCAGTCGGGCCGGATTGACCATGGCTCCGATCGAACCCGCCTGA
- a CDS encoding TIGR02450 family Trp-rich protein produces the protein MPRKVKFPYLVGSRWTAQQKTMGWRHFQVVNRKNEGRWVFAEMVAACDPNVRFWLNASLLKDRSVWQAGWQSLQEMGEQSEE, from the coding sequence ATGCCCCGTAAAGTTAAATTCCCCTATCTAGTTGGTTCTCGCTGGACAGCTCAGCAAAAAACGATGGGCTGGCGACACTTCCAGGTCGTGAACCGTAAGAATGAGGGGAGATGGGTTTTTGCGGAGATGGTTGCTGCTTGCGACCCCAATGTGCGCTTCTGGCTCAATGCCAGTCTGCTGAAGGACCGTTCGGTTTGGCAGGCTGGGTGGCAATCGCTCCAGGAAATGGGGGAACAATCTGAGGAGTGA
- a CDS encoding fatty acid desaturase: MTSNLITRPLARESLPFTLHDVRLAIPAHCFQSSLWRSLAYFFLDIGVIAFLYWLTALIDQAWFFPLFWLMQGTLFWALFVVGHDCGHGSFSRYRWLNNLIGHLSHAPILVPYHGWRISHRTHHANTGNIDTDESWYPVTESQYNQMPWYEKLARFHLILVAYPLYLFRRSPGKQGSHFMPESPLFRPHEKWDVITSTICCALMLAVLAGVGLHYGLGFLLNYYVMPYVVFVVWLDLVTFLHHTDVEVPWYRGEDWYFLKGALSTVDRTYGFIDPIHHNIGTHVAHHIFITIPHYHLLEATAAIKPVLGEYYLESKEPIWKALWQGYRNCHFVSDRGSKIHYQGPQRSSRSS, translated from the coding sequence GTGACTTCTAATCTCATCACCCGTCCTCTCGCCCGTGAGTCTTTGCCTTTTACACTCCACGATGTGCGCCTCGCCATCCCAGCCCATTGCTTTCAATCCAGTCTGTGGCGATCGCTCGCCTACTTTTTTCTTGATATCGGGGTGATTGCCTTCCTCTATTGGCTAACTGCCCTGATCGATCAAGCCTGGTTTTTCCCCCTCTTCTGGCTGATGCAAGGCACCCTCTTCTGGGCCTTATTCGTAGTCGGGCATGACTGCGGTCATGGGTCTTTTTCCCGCTATCGCTGGTTAAATAACCTGATCGGACATTTAAGCCATGCCCCCATTCTGGTCCCCTATCATGGCTGGCGGATCAGCCATCGCACCCACCATGCCAACACAGGTAATATCGATACGGATGAAAGTTGGTACCCTGTGACTGAGAGCCAGTATAACCAGATGCCCTGGTACGAAAAGCTGGCCCGCTTTCATCTCATCCTGGTGGCATACCCGCTATACCTGTTTCGCCGATCGCCCGGTAAACAGGGGTCCCATTTCATGCCCGAAAGTCCCCTATTTCGGCCCCACGAGAAATGGGATGTCATCACCAGCACCATTTGCTGTGCCCTGATGTTGGCAGTTTTGGCTGGTGTGGGTCTCCACTACGGCCTGGGTTTCTTGCTGAACTACTATGTCATGCCCTATGTGGTGTTTGTCGTCTGGCTGGATCTGGTGACTTTCCTGCACCATACTGATGTGGAGGTTCCCTGGTACCGGGGAGAGGACTGGTATTTTCTGAAGGGAGCCCTTTCCACCGTCGATCGAACCTATGGGTTCATTGACCCGATTCACCACAACATTGGCACCCATGTGGCTCACCACATTTTCATTACCATCCCCCACTACCATCTGCTAGAAGCGACGGCAGCCATCAAACCGGTTTTAGGAGAATACTACCTGGAATCGAAAGAGCCCATCTGGAAAGCTCTTTGGCAGGGATATCGCAACTGTCATTTTGTCTCGGATCGGGGCAGCAAGATTCACTATCAGGGTCCCCAGCGATCGTCCCGATCGTCGTAA